The following coding sequences are from one Bos indicus x Bos taurus breed Angus x Brahman F1 hybrid chromosome 5, Bos_hybrid_MaternalHap_v2.0, whole genome shotgun sequence window:
- the DDX47 gene encoding probable ATP-dependent RNA helicase DDX47 — translation MAASVEHDSLESMEAPQTAVEVEETKTFKDLGVTDVLCEACDQLGWTKPTKIQIEAIPLALQGRDIIGLAETGSGKTGAFALPILNALLETPQRLFALVLTPTRELAFQISEQFEALGSSIGVQCAVIVGGIDSMSQSLALAKKPHIVIATPGRLIDHLENTKGFNLRALKYLVMDEADRILNMDFETEVDKILKVIPRDRKTFLFSATMTKKVQKLQRAALKNPVKCAVSSKYQTVEKLQQYYLFIPSKFKDTYLVYILNELAGNSFMIFCSTCNNTQRTALLLRNLGFTAIPLHGQMSQSKRLGSLNKFKAKARSILLATDVASRGLDIPHVDVVVNFDIPTHSKDYIHRVGRTARAGRSGKAITFVTQYDVELFQRIEHLIGKKLPVFPTQDDEVMMLTERVTEAQRFARMELREHGEKKKRSREDAGDNDDTEGAIGVRNKVAGGKMKKRKGR, via the exons ATGGCGGCGTCCGTGGAGCACGATTCCCTGGAAAGCATGGAGGCGCCCCAGACGGCGGTGGAGGTGGAAGAAACGAAAACATTTAAAGACCTG GGTGTGACAGATGTATTGTGTGAAGCTTGTGACCAGTTGGGATGGACAAAGCCCACAAAGATCCAGATTGAAGCTATTCCTTTGGCCTTACAAG GTCGTGATATCATCGGGCTGGCAGAAACCGGCTCTGGGAAAACCGGTGCCTTTGCTCTGCCCATTCTCAACGCATTGTTGGAGACGCCCCAGCGTCTGTTTGCCTTAGTTCTCACCCCGACTCGGGAGCTGGCCTTTCAGATCTCAGAGCAGTTTGAAGCCCTGGGGTCTTCGATTGGGGTGCAGTGTG ctGTCATTGTAGGTGGAATTGATTCAATGTCCCAATCTCTGGCCCTGGCCAAAAAACCACATATAGTGATAG CAACTCCTGGCCGACTGATTGACCACTTGGAAAATACGAAAGGTTTCAACTTAAGAGCCCTCAAGTACTTGGTCATGGATGAAGCAGACCGAATCTTGAATATGGATTTTGAGACAGAG GTTGACAAGATCCTCAAAGTGATTCCCCGAGATCGGAAAACATTTCTCTTCTCTGCTACGATGACCAAGAAG gtgcaGAAACTTCAGCGAGCGGCGCTGAAGAACCCTGTGAAATGCGCCGTCTCCTCCAAGTACCAGACGGTTGAGAAGTTGCAGCAGtattatctttttattccttCCAAGTTCAAG GATACCTACCTGGTTTATATTCTGAACGAATTGGCCGGGAACTCCTTTATGATATTCTGCAGCACCTGTAACAACACTCAGAGGACAGCTCTGCTACTCCGAAATCTTGGATTCACTGCCATTCCCCTCCACGGACAGATGAGTCAG AGCAAGCGCCTGGGATCCCTTAATAAATTTAAGGCGAAGGCTCGTTCCATTCTTCTAGCAACTGATGTTGCAAGCCGCGGTTTGGACATACCCCATGTGGATGTAGTGGTTAACTTTGACATTCCTACCCATTCCAAG GATTACATCCATCGAGTGGGTCGGACGGCTCGAGCTGGGCGCTCTGGAAAGGCTATTACCTTTGTCACACA GTATGACGTGGAGCTCTTCCAGCGCATAGAGCACTTGATTGGGAAGAAACTGCctgtctttccaacccaggacgACGAAGTCATGATGCTGACAGAACGCGTGACCGAGGCCCAGAGATTTGCCCGAATG GAGTTAAGGGAGCATGGAGAGAAGAAGAAGCGCTCACGGGAGGATGCTGGGGACAATGATGACACGGAGGGTGCGATCGGTGTCAGGAACAAGGTGGCtggaggaaaaatgaagaaacGGAAAGGCCGTTAA